Below is a window of Defluviimonas sp. SAOS-178_SWC DNA.
CGAACGCACTTCCTTTCAGGCGCGGCGCTTGCCACATCCCGTTGTCGGGCCGGACGCCCGGATTTCGATTTTGCCCTTGAACGCCTGCCCCGGGCCGACCCTGGCCGCGCATGCGCGAACCGTCGAATTCAACGTGCAGACTCTTAACATCCTCGTTACGGTAGCCTCGTTTAAAATTATTATCAACCTTGTTTAGCCGAACCGTTCAGGACTAAAATTCCGCGGTGCGGCCAATTGGATCGATGACCGACAGGAAGGCACAAGTGTCCGAAAATGCGACACAACCGAAGATCGACATCGGCGCACGCCTGAAGGCCGTCCGCACGTCGCGGCGGTTGTCGCAACGCGAGCTTGCGCGCAAGTCCGGCGTCACCAACGGCCTGATTTCGCAGATCGAACAGAATCACTCATCGCCGTCCGTCGCGTCGCTGAAACGCATTCTCGACGCGATCCCGCTCAGCCTTTCGGAGTTCTTCGCCCCTGAATTCGCCGACCGCGAACAGATCTTCTTCCGCGCGACCGAGCTGCGCGAACTGAACCCCCAGAAGGTGTTCCGGAGCTTTGTCGCCTCAGACGGCATCTCGCTCCGGCAGGTCGGCGATACCGCCCACCACGCGATCCAGATGCTGCACGAATGCTACGATCCCGGCGCCGATACAGGTGTGGAGCGGTACACGCATGACAGCGAAGAGGCCGGCATCGTCATCTCCGGCCTGATCGAGATAACCGTTGGCGATCAGGTTGCCGTTCTCGGCCCCGGCGACGCCTACCTGTTCGACAGCCGCGTCCCACACCGCTTCCGCAATACCGGCGACGAGCCCTGCACCATCGTCTCGGCCTGCACCCCGCCATCGTTCTGACACGCGGGGCGCCCGCGTCCGGCTTACCGCGAGAGCGTTGCGATGATGTCGTCCGCCAGCGCGGCGATCCCCTGCCCGGTCGCCGCCGCGATAGCGGAGGCGTCGGCAGCTTTCAGCGGAATGCGAATGTCGAAGCGCACCAGCCGTTCGCGCACCACCCCGTCCGGCGCGGCGATCGCACATTGGCCCGATAGCGTGAAATGCCCGTCGGCACCGGCAACCATACGTTCGACCCGAACCGTCAACTGGACATCGGCGGGCGTGTCGAGCGGCCAGGGCTCTGCCGCAACGGTTGCAGAAGATCCGATATCGAGGCTGCGGGCCAATTCGGCGGTGATGCCGCGCACCGGTTCGTCCGCCCAGAGCGTGTCGGGGACGTTGCGCAGCGCGCCGGTCTCGTCCTGCTGCGCGATCTCGATCGCGGCGGCATAGGCGGGAAGCACAACGTCGCGGACCTCGATACTCCGCACCCTGACGTTGCGAACGCCGTCGCTCGCCGGGGCATCGACCAGGTAGCGCGCGGAATTGTTCCCGCCGCAAGCGGCGAGAAGGAGGGCGAGAAGGAGGAGACTGGCACGCATCATCATGTTACCGACCTGTCAGAAGGGAATTGGGGTTGCGTTCGATCGCGCGGGCAAGCTGGCTCACCGAACGGGCCGCGGCGCGCACCTCGCGGAGCGCCGAGACAGTCTCGTCGTTGAAATCGGAACGCTCGCCATAGGTCGCGATAAGGCCCTCGGCCTGCCGCACCAACCGCTCCAGCCGCGACGAAAGCTCCGGAAGCCCTTCTGCGGCCTCCGCGACCGCATCGGCGGCGTCGCGGGCCGAAGCCATCGTGGCATTGGCGTTTTCCACCGCGCCGCCGTCGCGAAGCTCCGCCAGCGTGGCACGAACCTGGTCGAGCGCAGAGTTCAACGCCGGCGGCAGTTCGCGCGCCGCCTCGGTGCCGATCACCCGGTCAGCGCTGTCGAGGACGCGGGTCGCGGCCGCCATCAGCTCTTCTGCTTCAAGCGCGTTCGCCTTCCTGGCCACCGCCCGCAGGTCGTCGACGAGCGCCGGGAAATCGGCCGATGCGGTTTCGAGATTGGCCGCGATCGCATCCGCCCGCTCCAGCGCCGAGGCAAGGGTCGTCAGTGTCCCGCCTTCCCTGAGTTCGGTCACGACCGAACGCAATTCGGCGACCGCGGCGCGGATGTCGCCGGGCAAAGCGCGCGTCGCCTCGTCATTCACGAGCGCGCGGGTGTCTTCCAGAAGCGCAACGACGGCATCCGGCGTTGCCCGCGTGCTTTCGGAACTCGCCAGCGTCTCGACACTCGCCATCAGGCGGATGGCCTGATCAATAAGCTCTTCGATGGGCAACTGATTGATCCGCTCCAGCACGCCCTCGGCCGTCGCGGTAAAATCGGGCAGGTTCGAGGGCACCGAAGGCAGAACCGGCAGCGGTTCGGCCGCGCGGTCGAAGCTTGCCGGATCGGCGTCCGGCACCTCGACCAGTTCGACGACCAGCGCCGAACTGAAGAGGCTCGCCGTCGCCAGCCGGGCCCTGAGCCCGTTCGCGACGGCAGAGTCGAAGAAATCGAGCACATCCTCTGATCCGGCGCCCTGCGGCAACCCGAGGCGCGAAGGGTCGATGGCGAGATTGGCCATGATCCGGATGTCGGTGCCCGCCCCCGTTTCCTGAACCTGCGCCGAGATCGCAGAGACTTCGCCTACCAGAAGCCCACGATACTGGACGGCGGCTCCGGGTTCGAGGCCGCTGACCGATTCACCGAACTCGGCCGCGATCGGCACCGTATCGGCGAATGACCGCGCAAAGAGGCTTCTGCGCGCCTCCGCCTCGTCGGGATAGATGTTGAAGACATGACCGGGGCTCACCGCCTCCCCGCCCTCGTAGACCGAGTCGAACTCGACCCCGCCGGCGACGACCGACGCGAGGCTGTCGAAGTCGAGCGTCAGCCCGGCACCGCCGAGCGAGACGGAGAAACCGGACGTGTCCCAGAACCGAGTGGCGGCGTTCAACCGGCGATCATGCGGGGCCTCGATGAAGGCATCGACGACGATGGCGTCGGAGGACACGGTCAGGCGCGGCCGCTCCAGCCGGCCGACCTCGATCCCGTGATAGAAGACCGGCGCCCCTTCGGAGATGAGGCTGCCATCGTCGGTGACAAGCGTGATGCGCTTTCCGGCGCGGCCCGGCTGGACCAGAGGCGGCTCTTCCAGCCCGTCGAACTGCCATCTCTGTTCGCCCAGTTCCTGATCCCAGGCGCCCGCGATGTAGACACCGGAAAGAACCGTCGAGAGGCCGGAGATGCCGCGTGTGCTGACCTTGGGACGGACTACCCAGAAATCGGTGGCCGCATCGAGGAAGGGTGCGACGTCCTTGTTCACCCGCGCCCGAACCAGAACCTTGCTCAGGTCTGGCGTGAAGGTCACGTCCTCCACGGTTCCGATAACCACATCGCGATAGCGCAGCGTGGTTTCCCCCGGCGTCACACCCGACGCGTTCTGGAACGTAATCTCGATCAGGACCCCGCGCTGCGAAAAGCTCTGCCACGCCAGCCCGAGCGAAATGACCAGCGCCAGGAGGGGCACCGCCCAGACGAACGACAGATTGCGCCACGGCGAACGCCTCGCGAAGGTCACGTCAAGCTCGGAGGGATGCGGTTCGGTCACGTATCGTCAGCCTCGTATGCGTCCCAGAGCAATCTGGGGTCGAAGTTCTGCGCCGAGAGCATGGTGAATGCAACCGAAAGCGCGAAGCTGACGGCGGCGATTCCGGGATTCACGTTCACCACGAAACTGAGATGCACCAATGCCGACAGGATCGCCACGACGAACACGTCGATCATCGACCAGCGGCCAATGAACTCGACGATTTCGTAAAGGCGCTGCCGCCCATGTCCGCGAATCGTCACCGGAAATCGCGTCGACAATGCGAGATAGGCGATGGTGATAAACTTCCCGATGGGGATGATCACGCTCGCGGTGAACACGATCGCCGCCACCCCCCAGGAGCCGTGCTCGAACAGTTCGATGACGCCGCCGATGATGGTGCTTTCGCGCGTCGTGCCGAAGGTCGACGTCACGAGCATCGGGTAGAGATTTGCCGGCACATAGGCGACGAGCCCGGCAACGAGCCAGGCCCAGACGCGCTGCAGGCTTGCCTCGTCGCGGCTCGAGAGTGCGCCGCCGCAGCGCCGGCAATCGCCGACGCCCGGCGCGTGCACGGCGCCGCAGCGGGTGCAGGCGACGAGACCGGCGCGGCGCGCGGTCAGGAAGTTCTGCGTTCTTCGAGCGTTTTCCATACCGTGAACTTGCACATGAGGTTGTCCTTGAGGACGGTGACGAGAACGAGCGCCGCGAACGCCCAGAAGGCCGGCCCCGGCGTGACCTTCGCGAGTCCCGCGACCTTGACCAGCGCCACCGCGACGCCGACGATGAAGATCTCGGCCATCGCCCAGGGCCGGACCGCCTCGGCCCAGCGCATGGCGGTCGCCGCGTGGGCGGCGGGAGGGGCCCCGAAGACCATCGGCGCCAGCGCGTAGGCAATCGCACAGAGGCGCGCGAAGGGCAGAACCACGATCAGCGCGCCGACGGCGACCGAAAGCGGCACCATCATCCCCTCGGAAAAGGCCAGGACCGCGTCGAAGACCGAGCTTTGCCGGCTAAGCCCGCCCGCCTGCAGTTCGAGGAAGGGAAAGAAGATCGCGGCGACCATCAGGATGGCGGCCGTCGCCGCCAGCATCACGATCTGCGTCATCGCGCTCCGGCGCGGTGCGTAAAGAAGTGTGCCACAGCGCCGACACCGGGCCCGCGCGCCCTCGGCGATCCCCACCTCGTGGTGCAGAACGTCGCAGACCGGGCAGGCGACCAGCCCCTCGCCCGAAGCGGGCAGGGGATCGGGCCGGGCCGTTGATGACGTGTGCATAGCCAGCTTCAGTCTCCGGAAAAGGATCACCCCGGCGGCACGGCACCGAATCGGCGGCCAAATTAGGCGAAGCAGCGGCCGCTTTCCAATCACGCTGCCCGACCGATCCGAAACAATCCGAATTCCCGACGCGCCCCGGCCTGGGCAACCAATCATTCCGTTGCGAGGATCCGGGCACACCAACGCCCTTGCCGGGGAGCCAACATACCGATCGGACGTCGCACTGCGCAGGGGGCAACCTTAAGGACTTGAAGCAGCGCGTTCCGGCCGACAGGCGCTGCGTTTCGCCACGTCACATCCGGTTGGCGGCGACCCTGCACCCCATCGTCGACGTCGACGTGTAGCTCTGTCCGTCCGCGCTGACGGTCCCCGTCTCCGAGAACGGCACGAGCCCGACGCTGCCCTTCACGAGGAAGGTCCGTCCCGATTGCGTGCCCCTGCTCGTGCCCCGCTGGTCAATGGAATCGTTCCAGTTGCCGATGACACCGTTTCCGCCACTGGCACGGTATGTCACCGAGCCGATCGTCTTCACGAAAAGTGGGCAGGTCGCGACGTACGCCCAGCTTCCAACGAGGCTGAGCTGCGGCGCCGTGGCCGGAGCCGGCTGCGCGGGCGCGGCCTGCGGGGGGGCCGCCCTGAGCATGGCCAGGGCCTTGTCACTGCTCAGATCGCGCTGCGCGAGCGCCGCACTGGTCTGCGCGATGAAACGCGCGAATGCGGCCTGCGTCCGCCGCCCGGCAATCCCGTCCACACCGCCGGCGTAGCACCCGAGGCGGTTCAGTTCCGCCTGGGTCGCGCGCATGACCTCGCGGCGATCGTCCGCTGACGGCTGAACGGGAGCGGGTTTCGGGGCCGGATCTGCCGTGGCCACCCGTTCCGGTGCCTCCGTGACGGACGTCTCCTCCAGCATCCGCTCAGCGAGCTGAACCGAGAAATCATCCTTACGGTCGGCATATGTTGAGAGGAACGCGCGCAAGGCCGCCTCCGTGCCGACCTGCCGCGCCAGATCGAAATCCACCCGGATCGAGGCGCTCTCGGTGAGCGGCGCGGCATGTGCTGCCAGAGCGGCACCGGTGCTGAAATAGCACTCTCCCAGCAGCTCGTCGTAATAGGCCGGAAACTGCGCGTGGTTCTCGCCAAGCGCAAGGTTGCGCACCTCGACCCGGACCTCGGAGATCATCTGCCTGAGCTCCAGCCCGGGCGCGCCGATCTTCGGCAGAAGGCTGCGCGTGAAGACGGAGTTGGTGTTACCGTCACCCGCGTTCAGCCGGTCGAGCGCCTGCTGCCCGGCCCCGGCGGAGAAAACGACGAACGTCCCCTCCGGCGCCGCGATCCGGCCAAGGCCGCGCGCACTTCCAATCGAGCGCCCGGTGCTTTCGGCGAAAGGGTTGTCCCGGCAGGCGTCAATCACCGCCAGCGTCGTGCGTGCGCCGGTGGCGCGGATTCGGTCCAGAAGCCGGGAAAGCGCGATCGATTCGCCCTCGATATAGGCCGGTCCTACCTCACTCGGCGCCGAAATATCCGCCGGCAGCAGATAGTTCTCGCCGTCGATCTCCACCCCGTGACCGGCATAGAAGACGACGGCGGTGTCGCCCGGCTGCAGCCGCGCCGTGAACTCGGCCACCGCGAGGTTCATCTCGCGCCGCCCCGCATCGGTGACGAGCTGTGTCCTGAACCCCACCCCCGACAGCCGCGCGGCCATCGCGGTCGCGTCGGCCACCGCCTTTTCCAGCATCGGCACCTCGGCATAACGGTCGTTTCCGATGACGAGGGCAACGCGGTTCTCGGCACGAAGAACCGACGGACAGAGAAGGAGCGCGAGGAGGAGGACAAGGCGGAACATGGCAATTCCGGTTTTGGGGCGATTTTCCACACTGAACCTCAGCCGTCCCGCGCACGGGGTGATGTCGTTTCAAATGCGCGGCCGGCGGGCGCAACGCTCCGGGGCGTCGTCGTTCAATCTGGCGCTGCCCCCCTGCCCGCGTTATGTAGGCGCCGAAGGAGCCCGCTCATGCTCAAGACCCGCATCATCCCCTGCCTCGACGTGGCCGATGGCCGCGTGGTCAAGGGCGTGAACTTCGTCAACCTGATCGACGCGGGCGACCCGGTCGAGGCCGCGAAAGCCTATGACGCGGCCGGCGCGGACGAGCTTTGCTTCCTCGACATCCACGCCACACACGAGAACCGTGGCACGATGTACGACCTCGTCACCCGCACGGCCGAGCAGTGCTACATCCCGCTCACCGTCGGCGGTGGGGTGCGGACGCAGGAGGATGTCCGCGCCCTCCTTCTCGCCGGCGCCGACAAGGTCAGCTTCAACTCCGCCGCCGTCGCCAACCCCGAAGTCGTGGCCGAGGCCGCCGACCGCTTCGGCAGCCAATGCATCGTCGTCGCGATCGACGCCAAGACCGTCAGCCCCGGCAAGTGGGAGATCTTCACCCATGGCGGCCGGCGCCCGACCGGCACCGACGCCGTCGAATTCGCCCGGACCGTTGCCGCAAAGGGCGCGGGCGAGATCCTCCTGACCTCGATGGACCGCGACGGCACCCGCGCCGGCTTCAACCTGCCGCTGACCCGCGCCATCGTCGATGCGGTCGATATCCCCGTGATCGCGAGCGGCGGCGTCGGCACGCTCGACCACCTTGTCGAAGGCGTCACCATCGGCGGCGCCTCCGCCGTCCTCGCCGCCTCGATATTCCATTTCGGCGATTACACGATCCGCGAGGCGAAGGAACACATGGCCGCCGCCGGCATACCGATGAGGCTCGAATGACGGAATCGCCGCTCAAACTGAGCTACCCTCTCGCCGGCTACGACTACGGCGCCGCTTGCGGCCTCCTGACCCGGAGGCTCCTGCCCGCCCGCCACCAACGCCACGCATTTCTGATCCTTCTGGCCGTCTTGCTCCTCTTCTGGGTCGGCCAGTTAATAGGAGCGCGCCTCGGATACAGCGTGGGCGGCTACGCTGTCGCGGCCTTTCTGGCAGCGGTTCTCGTCGTCTGGATCGCCGCATTCCGGCGGCGTCAGGCTCGGCTCTGGGCTGCCTTTGCGGACGCACCCGCTCGGAGGGGTACGACGACTCTGACTGTCGATGACGAGGGCATGACCTTCTCGACCGACGGTTCGCGCTCGACCCTCTTCTGGTCCGGCATCGCCGATATAGTCGAGGGCAAGGACGGACTTCTTGTCCTTCCGGGCGATATGGAATTCATCCCCATTCCGGACAGGGCCTTCGCGAGCGAAGCCGACAAACGGGCATTGCTCGCGGATCTGCGCTCGCGCCTTGCCCGCGACAAGGCAGACGTCGAATGACCCAGCTTGAAACCCTCGCCGCCACCATCGCCGCCCGCAAGGGCGCCGACCCGGACACCTCCTGGACAGCGAAGCTCCTCGCCAGGGGCCCCGAGAAATGTGCCGAGAAGTTCGGCGAGGAGGCGGTCGAGGCGATCATCGAGGCGGTGAAGGGCGACCGCGCCCGCCTCGCGTCCGAAGCCGCCGACGTCCTCTACCACCTCCTCGTCATGTGCGCTGCACGGGACGTGACACTGGCCGATATCGAGGCGGAACTTGCCCGCCGCGAAGGCCAGTCGGGCCTCGCCGAGAAAGCCGCGCGCGGCTGAATCTCCCTTCATCTTGCCGGAAATATCCCCGCCGGAGGCATCCGGCGGCGACGGCTTGGCTCAGAGTTTCGAGGAAATCAAACCGGTCGCGAATCCGCCCATCCGCAATTCGCCGAACAGCCGCTGATACTCGATCTTCGGGCAGTGGTTCTGGATGACCCTGATCCCCCGCGCCTCGGCCCTTGCCGCCGCTTCAGGATGGCTGACGCCGATCTGCATCCAGATCGTCCTGAGGTCCGGAAGCTCGGCCAGCGCCTCTTCCACGATCCCCGGCACCGCCTCGGAGCGGCGGAAGATGTCGACCATGTCCACCTTCATCCCTTTCGGAATGGACGCGAGATCGGCATAGACCTTGTGCCCGAGGATCTCCTGCCCCGCGTGGCCGGGATTGACGGGGATCACGGTGAACCCCTTCAGCGCCAGATAGCGCGCGACATAATAGGAGGGCCGCACCGGATTGGGCGACACGCCCACGACCGCGATCACGCGGGTCGTCGTCAGGATGTCACGCAGGAGAGTATCGGAATAGTCTGTCATGGCGCCATGACTTGCCAGAAAAAGGCGCCCGA
It encodes the following:
- a CDS encoding cupin domain-containing protein — its product is MTDRKAQVSENATQPKIDIGARLKAVRTSRRLSQRELARKSGVTNGLISQIEQNHSSPSVASLKRILDAIPLSLSEFFAPEFADREQIFFRATELRELNPQKVFRSFVASDGISLRQVGDTAHHAIQMLHECYDPGADTGVERYTHDSEEAGIVISGLIEITVGDQVAVLGPGDAYLFDSRVPHRFRNTGDEPCTIVSACTPPSF
- a CDS encoding PqiC family protein; amino-acid sequence: MMMRASLLLLALLLAACGGNNSARYLVDAPASDGVRNVRVRSIEVRDVVLPAYAAAIEIAQQDETGALRNVPDTLWADEPVRGITAELARSLDIGSSATVAAEPWPLDTPADVQLTVRVERMVAGADGHFTLSGQCAIAAPDGVVRERLVRFDIRIPLKAADASAIAAATGQGIAALADDIIATLSR
- a CDS encoding MlaD family protein, with amino-acid sequence MTEPHPSELDVTFARRSPWRNLSFVWAVPLLALVISLGLAWQSFSQRGVLIEITFQNASGVTPGETTLRYRDVVIGTVEDVTFTPDLSKVLVRARVNKDVAPFLDAATDFWVVRPKVSTRGISGLSTVLSGVYIAGAWDQELGEQRWQFDGLEEPPLVQPGRAGKRITLVTDDGSLISEGAPVFYHGIEVGRLERPRLTVSSDAIVVDAFIEAPHDRRLNAATRFWDTSGFSVSLGGAGLTLDFDSLASVVAGGVEFDSVYEGGEAVSPGHVFNIYPDEAEARRSLFARSFADTVPIAAEFGESVSGLEPGAAVQYRGLLVGEVSAISAQVQETGAGTDIRIMANLAIDPSRLGLPQGAGSEDVLDFFDSAVANGLRARLATASLFSSALVVELVEVPDADPASFDRAAEPLPVLPSVPSNLPDFTATAEGVLERINQLPIEELIDQAIRLMASVETLASSESTRATPDAVVALLEDTRALVNDEATRALPGDIRAAVAELRSVVTELREGGTLTTLASALERADAIAANLETASADFPALVDDLRAVARKANALEAEELMAAATRVLDSADRVIGTEAARELPPALNSALDQVRATLAELRDGGAVENANATMASARDAADAVAEAAEGLPELSSRLERLVRQAEGLIATYGERSDFNDETVSALREVRAAARSVSQLARAIERNPNSLLTGR
- a CDS encoding paraquat-inducible protein A, with amino-acid sequence MENARRTQNFLTARRAGLVACTRCGAVHAPGVGDCRRCGGALSSRDEASLQRVWAWLVAGLVAYVPANLYPMLVTSTFGTTRESTIIGGVIELFEHGSWGVAAIVFTASVIIPIGKFITIAYLALSTRFPVTIRGHGRQRLYEIVEFIGRWSMIDVFVVAILSALVHLSFVVNVNPGIAAVSFALSVAFTMLSAQNFDPRLLWDAYEADDT
- a CDS encoding paraquat-inducible protein A yields the protein MHTSSTARPDPLPASGEGLVACPVCDVLHHEVGIAEGARARCRRCGTLLYAPRRSAMTQIVMLAATAAILMVAAIFFPFLELQAGGLSRQSSVFDAVLAFSEGMMVPLSVAVGALIVVLPFARLCAIAYALAPMVFGAPPAAHAATAMRWAEAVRPWAMAEIFIVGVAVALVKVAGLAKVTPGPAFWAFAALVLVTVLKDNLMCKFTVWKTLEERRTS
- a CDS encoding caspase family protein, with the protein product MFRLVLLLALLLCPSVLRAENRVALVIGNDRYAEVPMLEKAVADATAMAARLSGVGFRTQLVTDAGRREMNLAVAEFTARLQPGDTAVVFYAGHGVEIDGENYLLPADISAPSEVGPAYIEGESIALSRLLDRIRATGARTTLAVIDACRDNPFAESTGRSIGSARGLGRIAAPEGTFVVFSAGAGQQALDRLNAGDGNTNSVFTRSLLPKIGAPGLELRQMISEVRVEVRNLALGENHAQFPAYYDELLGECYFSTGAALAAHAAPLTESASIRVDFDLARQVGTEAALRAFLSTYADRKDDFSVQLAERMLEETSVTEAPERVATADPAPKPAPVQPSADDRREVMRATQAELNRLGCYAGGVDGIAGRRTQAAFARFIAQTSAALAQRDLSSDKALAMLRAAPPQAAPAQPAPATAPQLSLVGSWAYVATCPLFVKTIGSVTYRASGGNGVIGNWNDSIDQRGTSRGTQSGRTFLVKGSVGLVPFSETGTVSADGQSYTSTSTMGCRVAANRM
- the hisF gene encoding imidazole glycerol phosphate synthase subunit HisF; translation: MLKTRIIPCLDVADGRVVKGVNFVNLIDAGDPVEAAKAYDAAGADELCFLDIHATHENRGTMYDLVTRTAEQCYIPLTVGGGVRTQEDVRALLLAGADKVSFNSAAVANPEVVAEAADRFGSQCIVVAIDAKTVSPGKWEIFTHGGRRPTGTDAVEFARTVAAKGAGEILLTSMDRDGTRAGFNLPLTRAIVDAVDIPVIASGGVGTLDHLVEGVTIGGASAVLAASIFHFGDYTIREAKEHMAAAGIPMRLE
- a CDS encoding YcxB family protein; its protein translation is MTESPLKLSYPLAGYDYGAACGLLTRRLLPARHQRHAFLILLAVLLLFWVGQLIGARLGYSVGGYAVAAFLAAVLVVWIAAFRRRQARLWAAFADAPARRGTTTLTVDDEGMTFSTDGSRSTLFWSGIADIVEGKDGLLVLPGDMEFIPIPDRAFASEADKRALLADLRSRLARDKADVE
- a CDS encoding phosphoribosyl-ATP diphosphatase; translation: MTQLETLAATIAARKGADPDTSWTAKLLARGPEKCAEKFGEEAVEAIIEAVKGDRARLASEAADVLYHLLVMCAARDVTLADIEAELARREGQSGLAEKAARG
- a CDS encoding CoA-binding protein, translated to MTDYSDTLLRDILTTTRVIAVVGVSPNPVRPSYYVARYLALKGFTVIPVNPGHAGQEILGHKVYADLASIPKGMKVDMVDIFRRSEAVPGIVEEALAELPDLRTIWMQIGVSHPEAAARAEARGIRVIQNHCPKIEYQRLFGELRMGGFATGLISSKL